AGAAGAATGGCGCTGTTGGGATTAAAAAAATAATGGAGCCATTGGAGCGAAAGGCCTGCTCTTTTGAACGTATTTATTTCTCAAGGGGTAGTGACAAAGAGATCTATCAGGAACGTAAAGAACTCGGAAAACTGATCTTTCCCAAAATCCTGGGCGCTATAAATAACGACATAAAAAATACGGTCTTCTCTTATATTCCAAATACGGCCGAAACCTCATTTTTGGGAATGGTAAAAGAGGCTCAGAACTATCTGAACAAAAAAAAGGAAGAACAAATTCTCGAAATTGGTTCGAGCATCTCGAGTGAAGAATTGCATCAGATCCTTGAAATCAGACCCAGAATTGAAAAAGTGGCGATTAAAGATGCCAAGTTAAGGACTTTTATAACTCAGGACAGCAGTAGGGACGATCTGGTAGCCCATGTTTATGATATTACCTATGGCTCGGTGAACAAAAATGATAACCTTGTTATAATTGACGACAGTATAGTAAGGGGAACGACTTTAAAAAACAGTATCCTCGGTATTCTTGACAGGTTGTCTCCCAAGAAAATTATCGTGGTTTCTTCAGCTCCACAAATACGCTATCCTGATTGTTATGGGATTGACATGGCGAAACTCGAAGATTTTATCGCCTTTAAGGCTGCCCTGGAATTGCACAAGGAACACAATAGCCTGTCCCTTGTAGATGAGATCTACAAAAAGTGCAAGGCTCAATTCCATAAGAACGACAAGGAGATCATCAATTATGTCAAAGAATTTTACTCTCCTTTTACAGCCGATCAGATATCAGACAAAATAGGAGAATTATTATCCCCTAAAGAGATCAGGGCTGAAGTGAAAATAATTTATCAAACCATAGAGAATCTTCACCAGGCATGTCCTGATAATTTGGGCGATTGGTATTTTACAGGTAACTACCCAACAGCAGGAGGAAACAAAGTAGTAAATAAGGCCTTTATCAATTTTTACGAAGGCAAAAATGAGAGGGCGTACTAGCCATTACATTAGATAAAATACACAATTAAGTGCATTTCATCGATAATATGTGCATTTAATCGCCTTTATCGTCTTTCAGCATCAAACGAAGTTACATTAGACTTGCCATAGCATAAGTAGGTTAAGTTCATGGTAAGATTTGGGGCAAAAAAGGTGGAGACTTCTCCACCTTTTTTATTTGGTATACTACTCCTAAAAGGGTGACTCACAGGACTTTTAATTCAAAGCGATAAAGGATCTCTCTTGATCAACCGGCTATCTGCCGAAATAGATAGTCAAGATAAGGTTCATCATTTTTATATTGCTCTGCAAGAGTTTCCCGAACAAAGAATGTAAGATCATATTTGTAGTCCAATTCCTAACCGTATTCTCTACTCCTGCACACAAACGGTATTTCAACCAATTAAAAAGACGTTTATCCAAAACCTTTTTCTTAGGCAACCGCTTCCTTTACATTTGAAGAACCATAGCATAAGTAGGTTAAGTTCATGGTAAGATTTGGGGAAAAAAGGCAGGATTCGTCCTGCCTTTTTTATTTCTGATAATCAAAGATTTACCTTCTTTTGCCATTTTTTATCCGCCATGTCAGTTTATTCTGTCTCACAGTCTTGTCCAAAATTTCTTTAATTTTCTTTGTTATTTCTCACAATACCAGTAATTTAGTGGTGCCATAGCATAAGTAGGTTAAGTTTATGGTAAGATTTGGGACGAAAAGGGTGGAGGCTTCTCCGCCCTTTTCTATGATCAGCATTCATCTCCAAACAAAAAAATCCGCAACTTAAAAGCTGCGGATTTTCTTTTTCTTTCTGTAATTATCTATTTGTGCGCCTGGTAATTTTCAGCGACCTTATTCCAATTGATTACCTGGAAAAAAGCGTTGATATAGTCGGGTCGTCTGTTCTGATAATTCAGATAGTAAGCGTGTTCCCAAACGTCTAATCCAAGGATGGGAGTACCTCCGCAACCCGTGTTGGGCATAATTGGGTTATCCTGATTAGGGGTAGAACAGATCTCGACCTTGCCGCCTTTATGCACACAGAGCCAGGCCCAGCCTGAGCCAAATTGGCTACCTGCTGCTGAACTGAATTTATCTTTGAACCCATCAAACGAACCGAATGCATCGTTTATAGCCTTCGCCAGCTCACCCGAAGGATTTCCTCCGGCATCCGGGCCCATAATCTCCCAGAAGAGGGAGTGATTGTAATATCCTCCACCGTTGTTCCGCACGGCTTTATTGCTCATGTCAAGTCCTTTAAGGATCTCGGTAATCCCTTTTCCCTCAAGCGGAGTTCCTTCAATAGCTGCGTTGAGTTTAGAAGTATATCCGTTATGGTGTTTCGTATGATGTATTTCCATGGTCCTCGCATCGATACTAGGCTCAAGAGCGTCGTATGCATAGGGTAATCTTGGTAGTTCAAATGCCATTTTAGTTGTAGTTAATTGTTAATATTCAGTGATCCCCAAATTTAGCGATTTTAACAATTATATTCCGCTAATTATATGTTAAGAACTCTTGCGGTTTGCTTAATTTGCAAGGAAAATATATACCTCTGCACCCTTATCAGATTTACGATGCCTCAGCCGGATCGGGTAAAACGTTTACCCTGGTCAAAGAATATCTGAAATTGATTCTTATTCGGGAAGGACATCAGGATTTTAGGAAAATCCTTGCAATCACCTTTACCAATAAGGCGGTAAACGAAATGAAGCAACGAATTCTTTCCAGCTTATTACTCTTTGCGTCCAATGAAGAAGAAGAACAAAACGATCTCTTTCAGCAATTAGTTGAGGAACTTGAGATCGATCCCAAATCACTGAGGTTCAGAGCTAAACAGGTGCTAAAAGCAATTCTGCATAATTACGCCTTCTTTGACATCTCAACGATTGATAAATTCAACCATCGCCTGCTCAAGACCTTTGCCAGGGATTTGAAGTTGCCCCAGACCTTTGAAGTTGTATTAGATACGGATCTTTTACTGTCGGAAGGGATAGACCGCCTATTGGGGAATGCAAAGACAAATGATCAACTCACTAATCTTCTCATTGCCTTTGCCATGCAAAAAGTTGACGATAGTAAGAGTTGGGACATCAGCTTTGATCTTACCAAAGTGGGAAAAATGCTTTTTAATGAAAATCACCTTGCCTATCTGGAAGATCTGAAAGTAAAAGAACTTAAAACCTTTCTTCTCCTTCAGAGAGACCTCAGACATCTCCTGGAGATGTACCCGGATAAGATGAGGGCGACAGCCGGCAACATTCTATCCCTGATAGATGAAGCAGGTCTGGAAGAAGGTGATTTCAACCGAGGTTCTTTTCCAAAGTTCATTCAAAAGGCATATCAGGATCCTGAAACACTCGATTTTTCATCGGGCTGGAAACAAAATTTTGGTTCGGAATCGCTCTATCCCAAAAAAACGGCTGATGACAAGAAACAGGCCATTGATCGTCTTATGCCGAGGTTTACAGAGCTCTGGGAGCAACTTAAAGCCGACTTTGGCCGATACAGTTTTTTAAAAAATGTCTATAATAATCTGGTACCCCTGACGCTGCTTAATGCCCTTCAAAAAGAAATTGACATACTGCTGGAAGAGCGGGAACAATTACCCATATCCGCATTTAATACCCTTATAGGAGAGCAAATCAGGGATCAGCCAACCCCTTTTATTTACGAGCGACTAGGCGAGAAATATCGCCATTATTTTATTGATGAATTCCAGGATACCTCATTAAAACAATGGCACAACCTTGTTCCCCTTATCTCCCACGCCCTGCAAGGCGAAGACCTGCAGGGGAACAGAGGTAGTCTATTCCTGGTTGGGGACGCAAAACAAGCTATCTACCGCTGGAGGGGCGGCAGGTCTGAGTTGTTCCTGAATCTTATTCATAAGGATGATACCCTTTTTGGGATCTCGCCCAAAACAGCATCGCTGAAAACGAATTTCAGGAGTTATGAAGAAATCGTTTCGTTTAACAATGGGTTTTTCACTTCAGTGGTTCCTTATTTGAATAATGAACTCTACAGAACACTGTTCCTTGAAGGAAATAAACAACAACATACTGCCAAAGAAGGAGGAGTGGTAAGTCTGCGCTTCATAAGTGACCAGGAAGAAGACAAAACGCTTGCTTATTGTTCCCAGGTGTACAAATGCATCGCAGACCTGCGTGCAAAAGACGTCCCCTACGGAGAAATTTGTGTTTTATTCAGATCCAATAAGCAAGGGGTACATCTGGCCGAGCACCTAATTAAAAATCAGATACCAATCATCTCGTCGGATGCCTTGCTTCTCGAAAGCAATCAGGAGGTTAGATTCCTGATCAACCTGCTGAAATATTCAAGTCGGACTTCAGATCTCAACATTCAGTTCGATCTACTCTTTCACCTGAGTCCGGAAAAGGGCAGGCATCAATTCATATCCAATCATCTTGGAAAACTTCCTGCATTTTTTAATGCCAAATATCAATTCAGTCTGTCCGATTTTAACCAAAGGTCTGTCTATGACGCCCTCGAATACGCTATTGAACGCTTTCACCTTGTGGGAAATTCACATGCCTATATCAGCAGCTTGCTCGATGAAGTTCTTGAAGTAGAATTGCAGCGCGATTCGGGATTCAGTTCTTTTCTTTCTGTTTGGGAAAAGAATAAAAGCAAATGGAGCATCCCGGCCCCGGAAAATATGGATGCTGTTCAACTAATGACCATTCACAAAGCGAAGGGCCTCGAGTTTCCCTTTGTTATATTTCCCTTTGCCGACTCAAATATATATGAAGACAGAGGCACAAATCTATGGGTGCCCGCACTTGACGAAGCCCTAAAGGGGTTCGATCACATTCTCGTCAGGAAAAGGAAAGATATGACGCTTTACAATGAAGAGTCTGAAATTATTTACGAAGAAGAACTTCATAAAATGGAACTTGATGCCTTCAACATTTTATATGTTGCCTTAACCAGGGGAATACAAGGCGTGTATATTATCTCAGAAATGGCCCTCAACAAAAAAGGAGAAAGCAAGTCGACTCATTATTCCGGACTCTTTATCAATTACCTCAGGGATTTGGGGATTTGGGATGCAGCTAAATACCAATACGATTTTGGGGAACTGATATATGGCAAGTCGAATTGCGCTCTTACTTTCAAAGAAGAAGATATACCTTATATATATACTACCAAATTTGAAGGTAAATTGGAAATCAGTACGAGTGCTGGGGAGTTATGGGGATCGTCCAGAGAGCTGGCCATTTCACAGGGCAATTTGCTACATTACGGAATGAGTACTATTGAAACGTTAGAAGACATTGACGCCGCAGTGGCAAATTTGATAAATAATGGAGCTATTGTGGCAAGTGAAAGCAATAGTTATAGGGAGTTGTTCAGCAGTATTGTACATCACCCCTTGTTGTCCCGTTTTTTCAGTGCAGGGAATAAAGTTAAAAATGAAAAATCCGTATTTGCAGAAAATGGGGTAATTTTGCGCCCGGACAGGATGGTCTTTAATGAAAACAAAGTGTCCATTTTAGACTATAAGACAGGAGATCAGAAAACTTCTCATGTCAACCAGCTGAACTCTTATGGCGATGTGCTGAATTCCATGGGATATACGGTTGAACACAAAGTCCTGATTTACGTAGAAGATCATATTAAACCTATATTCATATAAATATGTATAGCAGCATTCAGAAATATCTAAAGGAAGAACTAGAAGCGATAGAGGAAGCAGGCCTTTATAAGAAAGAACGAATAATTACTTCGCCCCAGGATGCGGTGATAAGGATCTCCACCGGACAGGATGTGATTAATTTTTGTTCTAACAATTACCTGGGCCTTTCGTCCCATCCCGAAGTGGTCAAGGCAGCAAAGGACGCCCTGGACAGTCACGGATTTGGTATGTCGTCGGTGAGGTTTATTTGCGGGACCCAGGATATCCACAAAGAACTTGAAGCCAGGATTGCCAATTATTACGGAACCGAAGATACCATTCTTTATGCCGCATGCTTCGACGCCAATGGCGGAATTTTTGAACCTTTGCTTTCGGAGAAGGACGCTATAATTTCTGATTCCTTAAATCATGCTTCTATTATAGACGGGGTGCGTTTGTGCAAAGCAAAGCGATACCGATATGCCAACAGCGACATGGCAGATCTGGAAGCGCAACTCAAACAGGCCAATGAAGATCAGGCGCGATTTAAATTGATCGTGACGGATGGGGTCTTTTCAATGGACGGACTCTTAGCTCCTCTTGATAAAATCTGTGATCTTGCCGAGGCCTATGACGCTATGGTCATGATAGATGAGTGCCATGCCACCGGGTTCATAGGAACCACCGGAAGAGGTACTCTGGAAGAAAAAGGGGTAATGGATCGTATCGATATCATTACTGGAACACTTGGAAAAGCTCTTGGCGGAGCCATGGGCGGGTATACAACCGGTAAGAAGGAGATCATCGATCTTCTGAGACAACGATCGAGGCCTTATCTTTTTAGTAACTCTCTTGCCCCCTCTATTGTAGGAGCCAGTATAAAGGTATTTGACCTCCTCGAAAAGAGTACAGATCTCCGGGATCAATTGGAAAGCAACACCAAGTATTTTAAAAAGGGGATGAAAGATGCAGGATTTGATATTATCGATGGAGATTCTGCCATTGTCCCTGTGATGCTCTACGATGCAAAATTGTCTCAGCAAATGGCAGATATGTTATTAAAAGAGGGAATCTACGTGATCGGCTTCTTTTATCCTGTGGTTCCCAAAGGAAAAGCACGTATAAGAGTTCAGCTGTCTGCAGCGCATACAAGAGCCCATTTAGATACAGCGATTAAGGCCTTTACAAAGGTGGCAAAAGAGCTCAAAATACTCTAAAACGTACTGTTTTCAGGGGAATACAGTAAAAAAAAAAGAAATTGATTTTGTTAATAATTCTTAACAACTTACATTTGCAGCTAATAAACACTTAAACTTAAAAATTTGAACATGAAACAGCTTAGCAGATTATTGGTTGTTAGCCTACTCCTTATAGGGTTTAACAACGTTCAAGCGCAGGATGAGAATAATCCGTGGCAAGTTAGCTTTGGTGTAAACGCGATAGATGTTTATCCTACTAATGACCAAGACGCCGCTTACCCAACAGGTACTTTATTCAGTGAGTACTTTAATGTTAACGATCACTGGAACATTTTGCCTTCTATCTCTTATGTATCTGTATCCAAGTATGTTGGTGACGGATTCTCTGTAGGAGCAAGAGGTAGTTTGAACCGTATCTCTAAATTGGGTGACGCTTCAGCCGACGACCTTTCTCATTACGCTGTGGATGGTACCATTAAATATAATATCCTAAAAGACAAAAAAATCATCCCTTTCCTAGAAATAGGAGGTGGTTACACTTGGGTAGATGAAATTGGATTCGGAACTGCCAATGCAGGTATTGGTGCAAGCTACTGGTTCAATGACAATATTGGCTTTACCTTACAGACGGGATACAAGCACGCTTTTGAAGATTATGGTGTGAAGCACTTCCAGCACACAGCTGGTATTTCTATCAAATTCGGTGGAACTGACACTGACGGTGACGGGATCTACGACAAAGACGATGCTTGTCCGGAAGTTGCTGGTTTAGCTGCATTCAACGGATGTCCTGATTCTGACGGAGATGGTATCGAAGACGGAAAAGACAGCTGTCCTAACGAAGCTGGTTCTAAAGAATTAAACGGTTGTCCTGATGCTGACGGTGACGGGATCGCTGATAAAGATGATGCTTGCCCGAACGAAGCTGGTCTTGCCGCTCTTGCTGGTTGCCCAGACGCTGACGGTGACGGTGTAGCTGATAAAGATGATGCATGTCCTAGCGAAGCTGGTCCTGCTGAAAACAAAGGATGCCCATGGCCTGATACTGACGGTGACGGTGTATTAGACAAAGATGATCAGTGCCCAGATGTTGCTGGAACTGTTGCAAACAAAGGTTGTCCTGAAGTAACTGCAGAAGTTCAGAAGCAATTGAACGACTATGCCAGAACAATCTTGTTCGACACAGGTAGAGCATCGCTTAAAACAGAATCAGTTTCTGTATTCGTAGACATTATCAAAATCCTTAATGAATACCCGAACGCTAAGTTTACGGTTGAAGGTCATACTGATAGCGTTGGTAGTGAAAAACTTAATCAGTCTCTATCTGAGAAAAGAGCAAACTCTGTACGTGATTTCCTCGTAAAAGAAGGAATTGGAGCAGACAGGTTAACTGCCATCGGATACGGTGAAGCTAAGCCTATTGCTTCTAATAACACAAGAGCAGGAAGAGCTCAGAACAGAAGAGTTGAGATCAACCTGATCAAATAAAGTAAACCTTTATAACATCATATAAAAGCTCCGCAAATGCGGAGCTTTTTTTATTTTTAGCTATGAGAACTTTTTTGGAAGAAGTAGTCTCCGATATCGTTTCGGAAAAAGTGGTAAGCGATGACCTTGTCCTTGTCGTCCCCAGTAAAAGAGCCGGTCTATTTCTTCTGCAGGTATTCGCCAAAACTTCTACCCAACCGGGTTTCGCCCCTACCATTTATACTATTGAAGAGTTTGTTGGCCATATTTCGGGTCTTGACTACGCTTCAAACACTCAGCTGATCTTCGAATTGTATCAGGTGTACAAAAGCCTCCACGGCGATGACGCCGACAGTTTTCAAGACTTTTCCAGGTGGGGAAATACCCTGCTGCAGGACTTTAATGAGATTGATCGTTACCTGATCCCTCAAAAAAAGTTATTCTCCTACCTCAGTGCAATACAGGAAACAAATCACTGGTATTTAAAGCCAGAGAAGACACCCATGATCGAGGCATATATCAAGTTCTGGAATTCACTGGGGCCGCTGTACGATCAATTCTCACAGCATCTGATCAGTCAGAAGAAGGGTTATCAGGGATTGATATATCGCAAGGCTAGTGAAAATATACATGAATATACATCTCAAAGTGAAAAGGGATCTCATGTATTTATTGGGTTTAATGCCCTGAATTCTGCTGAATCAACCATTATTCAAAGCCTTATTGATCAAGACAGAGCTGAAATCTATTGGGATATCGATCCCTTTTTTGTAGAAGATCCCATCCACGATGCCGGATACTTTATCCGGTCCTATTTAAAAAACTGGCCTCATTTTCAAAAGAATCCATTACGGGGACCCGTCTCCAATTATTTAGGTCAGAAGGATATCAATATTATCGGAGTTCCCAGAAATGTTTCTCAGGCTAAGTATGTGGGTTCCCTCTTGGATACGCTCATTAAAGATGACGAATGCACTCAGCAAAGTACAGCAGTGATCCTGGGGGATGAAAATCTGCTTAATCCGCTCGTCAATGCCATTCCGGATTCGGTTCCCGCCCTCAACATTACAATGGGTCTGCCCTTATCTCACACTCCCGCCACAAGTCTGTTCATTGAATTTATCTCGCTTTATGTAAATTCAGCTGGCAGAGGATGGTATTACAGTGATGTTATATCCTTCGTTTCTCACCCATACGTAAAGAGGCTTTTTAAAAAGCCTGAAAGTACTCTAAACCTTCTCTATCAGGAGATCCGAGAAAAGAACCGGGTATATATCCAGCCCGAACAAATTCACAGACTAAGCGAAGAGGACAGTAAAATCTTAGAGCTTTTATTTTCCAGGGATTACACATCCCCTCAAAAGCTACACGATGCCAACCTTCAACTAGCCCAGGCATTAAAGAACTGTTTTGAATCCTTTGGTGATTCTATTGCACTTGAATATCTGGTAAAAATAAAAACAGTGCTCAATGAGATTGGGCTCTGTCTTGATAAATATGATTTTATTGTTGATCTGAAGTCCTTTCAAAGTCTTTTCAGGGAGTTGACAAATGTTGAGACTCTCGATTTTTATGGGAAGCCCCTGGAAGGAATACAATTAATGGGAATGCTGGAAAGCAGGAATTTAGATTTTGAGACTGTTATTATAACCTCTTTGAACGAAGGGATTTTACCCTCGGGAAAAACAAGTGGCTCCTTTATTCCCTTCGACCTTAAACGAGAGTTCAAAATGCCTACCTATAAAGAAAAGGATGCGGTTTACACTTATCATTTTTATCGTTTGTTACAGAGAGCCAAAAACATCTACTTAATTTACAATACCGAACCAGATGTCCTTGAAGGTGGGGAAAAAAGCAGGTTTATTTCTCAACTCCTTACGGAAAACAGAGCCCAAGGAAGTATCACACAGATTATTGCAACTCCTCCCATGCACCTGGTGATTCCTGACAACAAATCAATCTCAAAAGATACCTCTGTGGTATCTGCCCTTAGTGAACGGGCTAATAAGGGATTTTCCCCCTCATCCCTGTCCAGTTATATTAGGGATCCTATTGAATTTTATAAAAAATACGTGCTGGGCATAAGAGAATTTGAAGAGGTAGAAGAGAATATTGCAGCCAACACTTTCGGTACAATTATCCATCACAGTCTGGAACAATTGTATTTGCCTCTGGTTGGTTCAACCCTTTCTCCTGAAGCTCTGAGAGAACTTAAGCCCAAAATACCTGATATGGTTAATGCCTCTTTTAAGGAGCATTACCCAACTGTATCCCTGCTAGATGGAAAGAACCTTATCGCCTACAGTGTAATTCAACGATACCTTGAAAGGTTTTTGGAATTGGAGATAGAAAGCTGTAAAAACCATAAAATTGAACTGCTCGCCGTGGAACAAAAACTAAGGACGTCCATAGAAGTGCAAGGTTTAAATTTCCCGGTAGCTCTAAAAGGAACCATAGACAGGATCGATAAGAAGGATGGAGTTCTTCGAATCCTGGACTATAAGACCGGAAATACAAAATCTACTGAAGTGGAAATCACAACTTGGGAATCCATCATTTCAGATCCAGACAAAGGCAAGGCCTTTCAGATGATGTCTTACGCACTAATGTATTACGATAAATATCCCACGGAAAACTTCGAAGCCGCTATAATTCCATTTCGCGATCTTGATTCAAGTCCTCTTCGATTTTGCACAAAGGAAAATGGAGGCCGATACGCAAAAAAGGAGTTTTCGATCACGGCTGAGACAATTAGCGAATTCCGAACTCAACTACAACAACTTATCCTCACTATCTTCGATCAGGAAATAGCCTTTGAAACGCCTTTGAGTTAAGCTTACTTTTTGTCTGGCCTGGTTGGTCGTACTTCTATCTTGCTGGGCAGGGTTCTTGGGTTCATCCTCAATAAGTCCTCCACGAGTAAACCTATATCTTCAGGCTGGATTTTCCAGGAATCCTTGTCGTCGGGAACGTTGCCATTAAAATGAGTCGCAACAGAACCTGGCATAATGGTAGAGACCTTTATATCTGATGCCCTGAGGTCAAGCATAGCAGCCTGGGTAAATCCTACCAAACCAAATTTTGAAGCGTTGTAACCTGATCCCGATGCAAAGAAATTGGTTCCGGCCAGACTCGCAATAGTGATGTAATATCCTTTTGAATTACGCAAAGCATCTACAGAAGCCTTTAGCGTAAAAAATGGCCCATTGAGGTTGGTGTCTATCATCTTTCGCCATTCTTCAGTGCTGAGCTGGTCTACCGGACTAAAAATACCAACTCCCGCGTTCGCAATTACAAGGTCGAGCTGTCCCCATTTGTCAAGGACAGCCTTTACGGCTTTTACTTCGTCCTCTGGTCGTGTAACGTCAGAGGCCAGTCCAAGAACCCTGTCTTGAGCTCCGAGTTGTTCAGCCGCTTCCTTTGCGCCCTGAGCATTCCTGCCGCTGATGGCAACCTTCATTCCTGCTTTGAGCAGCGTCTCTGCAATTCCATAACCAATTCCTTTAGTGCCCCCGGTGATATAGGCCACTTTTCCTTCTATATTTTCCATTTTTACTTTTTCCCTAAAATAGGATTCCCACAAGGAGATCTAAAACATAAGGCGTTATTCTTTTCTTAAAATAAAAGAAGGCTGTATTTTGATACTTACTTAAAAATTAGTTCCTTTGCCCTTGCTATTTGGGGGATTAGCTCAGCTGGCTAGAGCGCTTGCATGGCATGCAAGAGGTCACCGGTTCGACTCCGGTATTCTCCACAGATCAAGCGTCATTTTCATCGCACGATTTGCAAATAATAAAAACCGCCAAGTGTACTTGAGCGGTTTTTTGTTTTGTGAAGTGTAAATGCCAAAGGCATTTAAAAATCGATGAAAATGACATTTGCAGGACGGGAGTTCATCTGGAGCAATGAAGTTAGTCCGGTAATCCTGCCGATTCAAACAGTGCTTTTTGTAGTAATTTATTTAATCCTTCTTCACACTAAGCACAAGCACCGGTATCTTTGCCGAGAATTCAGCCTTGTGAATCGTATTCTTCTCCCATAAATTGGTAAAAACCCCTCTTTTTCTTCTAAAAACACAGAGGAGATCCGGGCGATGAAGTTGTATGTGTTCTAATATCCCCAAATAAGTAGTAGCGTGCTCCGCCAAGGTCAACTGTGAACTGATATCCATCAAAGCAGTATTAACCTGCAAATCTTTATCCGTATAGCCCGGCGTTTTAACCAGCAGCAAATGAATATCACTCTCAAATTGATTTTTAATCTGAATAAGCGGGTTGAGGATTCTTTTTCTTTTTAAAACACCCGATTTAAATCCGGTAAGCACAACTTTAAAAGGATTAAACTTCGTCCCTTTTGGTACGATCAGGGTAGGGATTTCGGTTCTTTTAATCATTCGTCCCGAAGTGTGTCCCAAATAAAGTTCTTCCTGTATGTCGTTGCTTCTGGGGGCAATGATAAGTAAATCAATCCCTATTTCCTCGTCAATTTCCTTTAAGCCATCAATGAGGTCTCCGTTATAGGTGGCAATTTTAATATCGACGTCCTTTGCGTCTACCATCCCTATCACCTCCTTCAAGCGTTCTTTTCCGCTCTTTTCAACGGTAGCGGTGATATTAGCTAGTTTACCAGCTCCGCTGGTTACGTT
This DNA window, taken from Muriicola soli, encodes the following:
- a CDS encoding universal stress protein — its product is MKNILVPIGTSPDAHETLQYAVDFAAQFSSSVYVMEVFNVTSGAGKLANITATVEKSGKERLKEVIGMVDAKDVDIKIATYNGDLIDGLKEIDEEIGIDLLIIAPRSNDIQEELYLGHTSGRMIKRTEIPTLIVPKGTKFNPFKVVLTGFKSGVLKRKRILNPLIQIKNQFESDIHLLLVKTPGYTDKDLQVNTALMDISSQLTLAEHATTYLGILEHIQLHRPDLLCVFRRKRGVFTNLWEKNTIHKAEFSAKIPVLVLSVKKD
- a CDS encoding PD-(D/E)XK nuclease family protein, which gives rise to MRTFLEEVVSDIVSEKVVSDDLVLVVPSKRAGLFLLQVFAKTSTQPGFAPTIYTIEEFVGHISGLDYASNTQLIFELYQVYKSLHGDDADSFQDFSRWGNTLLQDFNEIDRYLIPQKKLFSYLSAIQETNHWYLKPEKTPMIEAYIKFWNSLGPLYDQFSQHLISQKKGYQGLIYRKASENIHEYTSQSEKGSHVFIGFNALNSAESTIIQSLIDQDRAEIYWDIDPFFVEDPIHDAGYFIRSYLKNWPHFQKNPLRGPVSNYLGQKDINIIGVPRNVSQAKYVGSLLDTLIKDDECTQQSTAVILGDENLLNPLVNAIPDSVPALNITMGLPLSHTPATSLFIEFISLYVNSAGRGWYYSDVISFVSHPYVKRLFKKPESTLNLLYQEIREKNRVYIQPEQIHRLSEEDSKILELLFSRDYTSPQKLHDANLQLAQALKNCFESFGDSIALEYLVKIKTVLNEIGLCLDKYDFIVDLKSFQSLFRELTNVETLDFYGKPLEGIQLMGMLESRNLDFETVIITSLNEGILPSGKTSGSFIPFDLKREFKMPTYKEKDAVYTYHFYRLLQRAKNIYLIYNTEPDVLEGGEKSRFISQLLTENRAQGSITQIIATPPMHLVIPDNKSISKDTSVVSALSERANKGFSPSSLSSYIRDPIEFYKKYVLGIREFEEVEENIAANTFGTIIHHSLEQLYLPLVGSTLSPEALRELKPKIPDMVNASFKEHYPTVSLLDGKNLIAYSVIQRYLERFLELEIESCKNHKIELLAVEQKLRTSIEVQGLNFPVALKGTIDRIDKKDGVLRILDYKTGNTKSTEVEITTWESIISDPDKGKAFQMMSYALMYYDKYPTENFEAAIIPFRDLDSSPLRFCTKENGGRYAKKEFSITAETISEFRTQLQQLILTIFDQEIAFETPLS
- a CDS encoding SDR family oxidoreductase, which translates into the protein MENIEGKVAYITGGTKGIGYGIAETLLKAGMKVAISGRNAQGAKEAAEQLGAQDRVLGLASDVTRPEDEVKAVKAVLDKWGQLDLVIANAGVGIFSPVDQLSTEEWRKMIDTNLNGPFFTLKASVDALRNSKGYYITIASLAGTNFFASGSGYNASKFGLVGFTQAAMLDLRASDIKVSTIMPGSVATHFNGNVPDDKDSWKIQPEDIGLLVEDLLRMNPRTLPSKIEVRPTRPDKK